A region of Bacteroidota bacterium DNA encodes the following proteins:
- a CDS encoding PorP/SprF family type IX secretion system membrane protein, whose translation MIFFLLTAHQFVSAQDAYFSQFFINQLYYNPAFAGFNKDPEVLLSYRNYLLASQTAYLTYGASYNQYLDAVHGGVGLQLVRDQQGSGIFNKTSMDAMYAYHLKVNRFFSLQAGFQVSYMMKNFDNSNLILPDMFNPSTGDFIPTQAPVASYHKNFPDFSLGILGIAPNFYMGFSAHHVTEPNEAFDAGQTTRLSRKYTFITGMTIPLKNIRYGKEEVTLNPALLYQNEKSFQQLNYGLLIKFSPLSAGIWAREDKDLSFNSLIFSIGYNQDFYEINYSYDMAVSSIKRANFAVHEVTFRIKFKYNKTRKLHEAIKCPKI comes from the coding sequence GTGATTTTTTTTCTATTGACTGCACATCAATTTGTTTCTGCGCAGGATGCTTATTTTTCGCAATTTTTTATAAACCAGTTATATTATAATCCCGCCTTTGCCGGCTTCAATAAAGACCCTGAAGTATTGCTGAGTTATCGAAATTATTTGCTGGCATCGCAAACGGCATATCTAACCTACGGTGCATCCTATAATCAATATCTGGATGCAGTACATGGAGGAGTTGGCCTTCAACTGGTGAGGGATCAACAGGGAAGCGGGATATTCAATAAGACCTCAATGGATGCAATGTATGCTTATCATTTAAAGGTGAACCGTTTTTTTTCTTTACAGGCAGGATTTCAGGTTTCGTACATGATGAAAAATTTTGACAACAGCAACCTGATTCTGCCGGATATGTTTAACCCTTCCACCGGCGATTTTATTCCAACTCAGGCGCCGGTAGCCAGCTATCATAAAAATTTCCCTGATTTCTCATTGGGCATATTAGGAATAGCGCCCAACTTCTATATGGGATTTTCGGCCCACCATGTCACCGAACCCAACGAAGCATTTGACGCCGGACAAACCACCAGGCTAAGCCGCAAGTATACATTCATCACAGGAATGACGATCCCGTTAAAAAATATTCGTTACGGCAAAGAAGAGGTTACTTTAAACCCTGCCCTTTTATATCAAAATGAAAAAAGTTTTCAACAGCTAAATTACGGATTGTTGATAAAATTTTCACCTCTATCTGCCGGCATTTGGGCAAGAGAGGATAAGGATCTGTCATTCAATTCATTAATTTTCTCAATAGGTTATAATCAGGACTTTTATGAGATAAATTACAGCTATGATATGGCCGTTTCATCTATAAAAAGAGCAAATTTTGCAGTCCATGAAGTAACTTTTAGGATAAAATTCAAGTATAACAAAACAAGAAAATTACATGAGGCAATAAAATGTCCCAAAATATAG